From Pseudoramibacter sp.:
ATTCAAAATTAAAATTTAAAAACCGCGATCATTTAGTTTATTTTACCATATGCGCACAATGCTGTGGCAATTATTCGTCCAAAAGGCCGGTAATCAAAGTCTGCATCAAAGAAGCGGCTTTGGCGAAATCACTGTAGCGGCTGAATTCCACCGGGCAGTGGCTGCGGCCGTCTTTGCTCGGCACGAACAGCATGACCGTCGGGAGCACCTGGCCGATTTCCAGAGAGTCGTGGCCGGCGCCGCTGGGCAGGCGTTTGTAGGAATAGCCCCGGGCTTTGCAGTCGGCTTCGAGCACGTCGAGCATATCGGCGTCCATGTCCACCGGTTCGATAACCAGCTTCGTGTCCATGTCGTAGGTCGCGCCAATGGCCCTGGTTTCCCGGTCGAGGGCAGCGCGGATGCGACGGGTGATGTCGTTGATGTTGTCGTTGTTCATGGAACGGATGTCGATGGAGAATTCGCAGCCTTCCGGCACGATGTTCATGCCCCCTGGGATCGCGTTGACCACGCCGCAGGTCGCAACGGTGCCGTCCGCTTTTTCACGGGCCCAGTCCGGAATCTTGGAGATGACTTTGGTGGCCGCTTCCACGGCATCGATGCGCATGTCCATCGGAGTCGTGCCCGCGTGGTCCGCACGGCCGTGGACGGTGACGACGTAGCGCTGGATGCCGACGATGCCGGTCACCAGGCCGATTTCGATATTTTCAGCGTCGAGGACCGGCCCTTGTTCGATGTGGGCTTCGATCATGTGGCCAATGCTGCCTTCCGGCCAAGCCGCCGCGCCGATCTTGTCCGGATCGAGGTCGTAGCCTTTCATCGCTTCAGCGATGCTGACGCCATCGGCGTCTTTGAAGTTGTGGGTGTATTCGGTGTTGCGGTGGCCAAGCATCGCGCCGGAGCCGAAATAGCCGGTGCCAAAGCGCATCCCTTCTTCATCGCAGAAACCTGCGACAACGAAGTCGTGTTTGAAAGTTTTGCCGCTTTCTTTGAGCAAACGCGCCACTTCGATGGAGGTGATGACGCCGCCGATGCCGTCGAAGTCACCGCCGCTGACGACAGAATCGTAGTGAGACCCGCTCATGACGCAAGGCAGAGACGAATCGCTCCCGGCCATGCGCCCGAACACGTTGCCCGCGGCGTCTTCCCAGACTT
This genomic window contains:
- a CDS encoding M20 family metallo-hydrolase; the encoded protein is MDNQIEQSTGRIAENLETLKQFTATPGNGCTRLPFTKEARKAVDYLKTVMTDAGLEVWEDAAGNVFGRMAGSDSSLPCVMSGSHYDSVVSGGDFDGIGGVITSIEVARLLKESGKTFKHDFVVAGFCDEEGMRFGTGYFGSGAMLGHRNTEYTHNFKDADGVSIAEAMKGYDLDPDKIGAAAWPEGSIGHMIEAHIEQGPVLDAENIEIGLVTGIVGIQRYVVTVHGRADHAGTTPMDMRIDAVEAATKVISKIPDWAREKADGTVATCGVVNAIPGGMNIVPEGCEFSIDIRSMNNDNINDITRRIRAALDRETRAIGATYDMDTKLVIEPVDMDADMLDVLEADCKARGYSYKRLPSGAGHDSLEIGQVLPTVMLFVPSKDGRSHCPVEFSRYSDFAKAASLMQTLITGLLDE